In Flavobacterium sp., a single window of DNA contains:
- a CDS encoding HAMP domain-containing sensor histidine kinase gives MKQRINLLIAFSVVALIVLSTVQCYLVKTTYDYKVAQFHTQIKNEIAQISNNYSDIDSFLVSKKEALYTSLSEKYFQGKKSKTDIKNGILENEYRSALTAQIQRKFERDLPNFKIDFAIVLNKFILYQNTKKADTIFSEKPFIQNKLYGNLISLNHAFLVRNYVGTTNGTFENQEYKLLTEDSMYVSVIDWEMIILKRMAFVLALSLLSILTLITLFVIALKALIKQKKVSDVKTDFINNITHELKTPLATLGISTKILEQKNIRDNDENFTNIVNTISRQNNRLQSLIDQVMANSLAENEIELQKEKINAEDFLQTIVNDFKITFPKIEIKTDFQTSKTILILDKFHLTTALLNVLENAVKYGSNTIIVKTEIVERQFAISFLDNGIGIAKNKQALLFEKFYRVEQGNLHNTKGLGLGLYYVDQIVKAHQGSVNVISDLGKGAQFIILLKV, from the coding sequence ATGAAACAAAGAATCAATTTATTAATAGCTTTTTCAGTAGTCGCGCTTATTGTTTTGTCGACTGTGCAGTGCTATTTGGTAAAAACCACTTATGATTATAAAGTGGCACAGTTTCATACGCAGATTAAAAATGAAATTGCTCAAATTTCAAATAATTACAGCGATATAGATTCGTTTTTAGTTTCTAAAAAAGAAGCACTTTACACCAGTTTATCAGAGAAATATTTTCAGGGGAAAAAATCTAAAACTGACATTAAAAACGGAATTTTAGAAAATGAATACCGAAGCGCTTTAACGGCACAAATACAAAGAAAATTTGAAAGAGATTTACCAAATTTTAAAATTGATTTTGCGATTGTACTCAACAAATTTATTTTGTACCAAAACACTAAAAAAGCCGATACTATTTTTTCTGAAAAACCTTTTATTCAAAATAAATTATACGGAAACCTGATTTCATTAAATCATGCTTTTTTGGTTCGGAATTATGTTGGAACAACGAATGGAACTTTTGAAAATCAGGAATATAAATTACTGACAGAAGACTCGATGTACGTTTCGGTTATCGATTGGGAAATGATAATTTTAAAACGAATGGCCTTTGTTCTCGCTTTGTCATTATTGTCGATTCTTACGCTTATTACCTTGTTTGTCATTGCTTTAAAAGCTTTGATAAAACAAAAGAAAGTTAGTGATGTAAAAACTGATTTCATCAACAACATTACGCACGAACTCAAAACTCCTTTGGCAACTTTAGGAATTTCTACTAAAATTCTGGAGCAGAAAAACATTCGCGATAACGACGAAAATTTCACCAATATTGTCAATACTATTTCCCGTCAGAACAATCGTCTTCAGAGTCTGATCGATCAGGTTATGGCAAATTCTTTGGCAGAAAATGAAATCGAACTTCAAAAAGAAAAAATCAATGCCGAGGATTTCCTGCAGACAATTGTAAATGATTTTAAAATTACTTTTCCAAAAATTGAGATTAAAACTGATTTTCAAACTTCGAAAACCATTTTGATTCTGGATAAATTTCATTTAACAACGGCACTTTTAAATGTTTTGGAAAATGCTGTAAAATATGGTTCGAATACCATTATCGTAAAAACAGAAATTGTAGAAAGACAATTTGCAATAAGCTTTCTTGACAACGGAATTGGTATTGCCAAAAACAAACAAGCCTTACTTTTCGAAAAATTTTATCGTGTCGAACAAGGAAATCTGCACAATACAAAAGGCTTAGGCTTAGGTTTGTATTATGTTGATCAAATTGTAAAAGCACATCAGGGTTCGGTAAATGTTATCAGCGATTTAGGAAAAGGCGCTCAGTTTATTATTTTATTAAAAGTTTAA
- a CDS encoding 2-dehydropantoate 2-reductase, whose product MKRIAILGLGGVGGYFGGLLAKAYQKSDDVEIIFIARGETQKAIIENGLKIVTDDSETVVYPNLVSNDASEIGQLDYLICATKTYDIEESLTSLKESINKETVILPLYNGVDAPERIQKLFPENEVLQGCVYIISMIFSPGTIRKIGFYEKLFFGSKTASFSKLEELQNIFIKAKIESYLVDNIEETVWEKFIFISALASTTAYLNQNIGEILNNTESKVTYIELLHEIEDVAQAKGLKLPHDIVAQTIQKLEKSPKEATSSMHRDLVAGKNTEALSLVQFVVNEGKKYGVKTPLYEKIAGILIQ is encoded by the coding sequence ATGAAAAGAATAGCAATTTTAGGACTTGGAGGAGTAGGCGGTTATTTCGGCGGACTTTTGGCGAAAGCCTATCAAAAATCTGATGATGTTGAAATCATTTTTATCGCACGCGGTGAAACTCAAAAAGCAATTATAGAAAATGGATTAAAGATTGTAACCGATGATTCTGAAACAGTAGTTTATCCAAATTTAGTTTCAAACGATGCTTCAGAAATTGGTCAGTTAGATTATTTAATTTGTGCAACCAAAACGTATGATATAGAGGAAAGTTTAACTTCCTTAAAAGAATCTATAAACAAAGAAACCGTAATTCTTCCATTATATAATGGCGTTGATGCGCCAGAAAGGATTCAGAAATTATTCCCTGAAAATGAAGTTTTGCAAGGCTGTGTTTATATTATTTCGATGATTTTTTCGCCAGGGACGATTCGAAAAATTGGATTTTATGAAAAATTGTTTTTTGGTTCTAAAACGGCTTCATTTTCAAAGTTAGAAGAATTACAAAACATCTTTATAAAAGCAAAAATTGAAAGTTATTTAGTAGACAATATCGAAGAAACTGTTTGGGAAAAATTCATCTTTATTTCTGCTTTGGCTTCCACAACAGCATATTTAAATCAGAATATCGGAGAAATTTTGAATAACACAGAATCTAAAGTAACTTACATAGAACTGCTTCATGAAATTGAAGACGTTGCGCAGGCAAAAGGTTTAAAACTGCCGCATGATATTGTAGCCCAAACCATTCAAAAATTAGAAAAATCGCCTAAAGAAGCGACTTCATCAATGCATAGAGATCTTGTTGCCGGAAAAAATACCGAAGCTCTTTCGCTGGTTCAATTTGTAGTAAACGAAGGGAAAAAGTACGGTGTAAAAACACCGCTTTACGAGAAAATTGCCGGCATTTTGATTCAATAA
- a CDS encoding RsmD family RNA methyltransferase: MRIISGKYKGRRINPPKNLPVRPTTDMSKEALFNVLNNHFNFDSLKVLDLFSGTGNISFEFASRGSAPITSVDGDFGCVKFIKQVSSEFDFDIAATKSDVFKFLDNAKSTYDIIFADPPYGLDQAVFEKIVLTVFERDLLEEDGMMIIEHSKYTKLDHMSNFSFQKSYGGSYFSFFELNSTDDEEELEGDLPLKVAEEDEG; encoded by the coding sequence ATGAGAATCATTTCAGGAAAATACAAAGGGCGCCGAATTAATCCGCCAAAAAATCTACCTGTAAGACCAACGACTGATATGAGTAAAGAAGCATTGTTTAATGTTCTAAATAATCATTTCAATTTTGACAGCTTAAAGGTTTTGGATTTATTTTCAGGAACTGGCAATATCAGTTTTGAATTTGCTTCACGCGGAAGCGCGCCAATTACGTCTGTAGATGGTGATTTTGGATGTGTGAAATTCATTAAACAAGTTTCATCAGAATTTGATTTTGATATTGCGGCTACCAAAAGTGACGTTTTTAAGTTTTTAGATAATGCTAAAAGTACTTACGACATTATTTTTGCAGACCCGCCTTACGGATTGGATCAGGCTGTTTTTGAAAAAATCGTACTGACTGTTTTCGAAAGAGATTTATTAGAAGAAGACGGAATGATGATTATTGAACATTCTAAATATACCAAACTTGACCATATGAGTAATTTTTCATTTCAGAAAAGTTACGGAGGTTCCTACTTCAGTTTCTTCGAATTAAATTCGACAGATGACGAAGAAGAACTTGAAGGCGATTTGCCTTTAAAAGTTGCCGAAGAAGACGAAGGTTAA
- a CDS encoding BON domain-containing protein: MKIQSILLGTGLAFSLLACTPKDADIEKQINEKLNDTPGIHVTVHEGVATIVGTCDDEAFKKNIEKSVKSVQGVKTVVNNCQIPEPNVEPAAAAVIINSDADLDKSVSKVVKAYDGVSATVVGGVVTLSGEIKRDQLQSLIQRVQELKPKKVDNKLTIK, translated from the coding sequence ATGAAAATTCAATCGATTTTATTAGGAACGGGGCTTGCCTTTTCTTTACTGGCTTGTACTCCTAAAGATGCGGATATCGAAAAACAAATCAACGAAAAATTAAACGATACACCTGGAATTCACGTTACGGTACACGAAGGTGTTGCTACGATAGTGGGAACCTGTGATGATGAAGCTTTTAAGAAAAATATCGAGAAATCTGTTAAATCAGTTCAGGGGGTTAAAACAGTAGTCAATAACTGTCAGATTCCTGAGCCAAATGTAGAACCAGCGGCGGCGGCAGTTATAATTAATTCAGATGCTGATTTGGATAAGTCTGTAAGCAAAGTAGTTAAAGCTTATGATGGAGTAAGTGCTACTGTTGTAGGTGGTGTAGTAACACTTTCCGGAGAAATCAAAAGAGATCAACTGCAGTCTTTAATTCAAAGAGTACAAGAATTAAAGCCAAAAAAAGTCGATAACAAATTAACTATTAAATAA
- a CDS encoding DNA polymerase III subunit gamma/tau translates to MEESGKTYVKPSSVLPTEEFNETDMLLYWNKYAERLGQKGLKIMESILLINDPVLDGTRITYELPNEGSKLDFESQVNGLLGYLKGHLHNHDITIEVIVNEEVQMKRSYNDQDRYNRLLEINPNIELLRSTFGLDLHT, encoded by the coding sequence ATGGAAGAAAGCGGAAAAACCTATGTTAAGCCTTCATCTGTATTACCTACTGAGGAATTTAACGAAACGGATATGCTTTTGTACTGGAACAAATATGCGGAGCGTTTAGGTCAAAAAGGGCTTAAGATCATGGAATCTATCCTGTTGATTAATGATCCTGTTTTAGACGGAACCAGAATTACTTATGAACTGCCAAATGAAGGTTCTAAACTTGATTTTGAAAGTCAGGTAAATGGATTATTAGGATATTTAAAAGGACATTTGCACAATCACGATATCACAATTGAAGTTATTGTAAACGAAGAGGTGCAGATGAAAAGAAGTTACAACGATCAGGATCGTTATAATCGTCTTCTTGAAATCAATCCAAACATTGAACTTTTACGTTCAACATTTGGTTTAGATTTACATACTTAA
- the ygiD gene encoding 4,5-DOPA dioxygenase extradiol codes for MTTLNDLHSISSTFSNTDKMPVLFLGHGSPMNAIEENQFVEGFRNLAKTLPQPNAILCVSAHWFTKGTKVTFMEMPRTIHDFGGFPQALFDVQYPAKGSPELALETKKVLSPVEVELDEHWGLDHGAWSVIKHLYPEANVPVIQLSIDYTKSGQYHFELAQKLQSLRHKGVLIIGSGNIVHNLRLVDFRNFDKDNYGYDWAIEARETVNNYLLDGNFQPLIEYEKMSKAVQIAIPTPDHYLPLLYTLGLKEKSEELSLFNDKLLAGSLSMTSVKIV; via the coding sequence ATGACAACACTAAACGATTTACATTCGATTTCATCAACGTTTTCGAATACAGATAAAATGCCGGTTCTGTTTTTAGGACATGGCAGCCCAATGAATGCTATTGAAGAAAATCAATTTGTAGAAGGTTTTCGAAACCTGGCCAAAACACTTCCGCAGCCAAATGCTATTTTATGTGTTTCGGCGCATTGGTTTACCAAAGGAACAAAAGTAACTTTTATGGAAATGCCGAGAACTATTCATGATTTTGGAGGTTTTCCGCAGGCACTTTTTGATGTGCAGTATCCAGCAAAAGGAAGTCCTGAACTGGCTTTGGAAACTAAAAAAGTATTGAGTCCCGTTGAAGTCGAATTAGATGAACACTGGGGATTAGATCATGGAGCGTGGAGTGTAATAAAACATTTATATCCAGAGGCAAATGTTCCTGTAATTCAATTGAGTATCGATTATACTAAATCCGGACAATATCATTTTGAACTGGCGCAGAAATTACAATCACTGCGTCATAAAGGCGTTTTGATTATCGGAAGCGGGAATATTGTACACAATTTACGTTTAGTTGATTTCAGAAATTTTGATAAAGATAATTATGGTTATGACTGGGCAATTGAAGCTCGCGAAACCGTAAATAATTATTTATTGGATGGAAATTTTCAGCCTTTAATTGAGTACGAAAAAATGAGTAAAGCGGTCCAAATTGCAATTCCAACTCCTGATCATTATCTGCCCTTATTGTATACTTTAGGTTTAAAAGAAAAATCAGAAGAATTGAGTTTATTTAATGATAAGCTTTTGGCTGGTTCATTGAGTATGACTTCTGTAAAAATAGTATAA
- a CDS encoding AAA family ATPase, whose protein sequence is MNSALFYGVLQKRFPFAPTYKQDIFFQKIAIFLTEPENHTIFVLKGYAGTGKTTVISTIVNNLSDINKKFVLLAPTGRAAKVIANYSNTAAFTIHKKIYFPKKSSGGGVAFTKQVNKHKNTIFIVDEASMISDSTLDSGSLLDDLINYVYSGQNCKMILLGDTAQLPPVNLDISPALDIHTLGVHYDKEIEHIELDEVMRQEESSGILFNATELRELLKESFITEFKFNVKKFKDIVRLTDGYDIQDAINTAYSNYSIEDTAFIVRSNKRANQYNEQIRSRILFKESELSVGDFLMVVKNNYFWLKESDEAGFIANGDIIEVLELFGIKELYGFKFAKVKIRMVDYPNQKPFETVLILDTINSESPSLTYEESNRLYEEVMKDYEDEPTKYKRFQKVKENEYFNGLQVKFSYAITCHKSQGGQWNTVFIEQPYLPNGIDHDYIRWLYTAMTRAKNKLYLIGFKDESFEE, encoded by the coding sequence ATGAATTCAGCATTGTTTTACGGCGTTTTACAGAAAAGATTTCCGTTTGCACCAACTTATAAACAGGATATTTTTTTTCAAAAAATTGCTATTTTTTTAACCGAACCAGAAAACCATACCATTTTTGTACTAAAAGGTTATGCCGGAACCGGAAAAACAACTGTGATTTCTACAATCGTAAATAATCTGAGCGACATTAACAAAAAATTTGTTTTGCTGGCACCCACCGGACGTGCAGCAAAAGTTATCGCCAATTATTCGAATACGGCTGCTTTTACAATTCACAAAAAAATATATTTTCCTAAAAAATCATCGGGTGGAGGAGTGGCTTTTACAAAACAGGTCAACAAACACAAAAACACTATTTTTATAGTCGATGAGGCTTCGATGATTTCAGACAGTACTTTAGACAGCGGTTCACTTCTGGATGATTTGATCAATTATGTTTATTCAGGACAAAATTGTAAAATGATTCTTTTGGGAGATACGGCACAGCTTCCACCGGTAAATCTTGATATAAGTCCGGCTTTAGATATTCATACTTTGGGCGTTCATTATGATAAAGAAATTGAACATATTGAACTGGATGAAGTAATGCGTCAGGAAGAAAGTTCGGGAATTTTATTCAATGCGACTGAATTGCGAGAACTGCTAAAAGAAAGCTTTATTACGGAGTTTAAATTCAATGTCAAAAAGTTTAAAGATATCGTTCGTTTAACGGATGGTTATGATATTCAGGATGCTATAAATACGGCGTACAGTAATTACAGTATTGAAGATACGGCTTTTATTGTTCGTTCAAACAAAAGAGCAAATCAATATAATGAGCAGATTCGAAGCCGAATTTTGTTTAAAGAAAGTGAACTTTCTGTTGGCGATTTTTTGATGGTGGTTAAAAACAATTATTTCTGGCTGAAAGAAAGTGACGAAGCCGGATTTATTGCGAATGGTGATATTATTGAAGTTTTGGAGCTTTTTGGAATCAAAGAATTATACGGTTTTAAATTTGCCAAAGTCAAAATCAGAATGGTCGATTATCCTAACCAAAAACCTTTTGAAACAGTTTTGATTTTAGATACCATAAACAGCGAATCGCCTTCATTAACGTATGAAGAATCAAATCGTTTGTATGAAGAAGTAATGAAAGATTATGAAGATGAGCCAACAAAATACAAAAGATTTCAAAAGGTAAAAGAAAACGAATATTTTAATGGTTTACAGGTTAAATTCTCTTATGCTATCACGTGTCATAAATCGCAGGGAGGCCAGTGGAATACCGTTTTTATCGAACAGCCTTATCTGCCAAACGGAATCGATCATGATTATATCCGCTGGCTTTACACGGCTATGACGCGTGCTAAAAATAAGCTATATTTGATAGGATTTAAAGACGAAAGTTTTGAAGAATAA
- the dnaX gene encoding DNA polymerase III subunit gamma/tau — MEQFVVSARKYRPQTFKDVVGQKAITNTLLNAIETNHLASALLFTGPRGVGKTTCARILARKINQPGYDDPTEDFAFNVFELDAASNNSVDDIRNLIDQVRIPPQTGQYKVYIIDEVHMLSSAAFNAFLKTLEEPPKHAIFILATTEKHKILPTILSRCQIFDFKRITVKDAKEHLADVAESQGINFEDDALHIIAQKADGAMRDALSIFDRVVSYCGTNLTRQAVTENLNVLDYETYITVTDLILENKIPELLIAYNDILAKGFDGHHFIAGLASHFRDLLVSKTPSTIALLEVGEQAQQMYGVQSQKCSQEFLLKGIDIANDCDLKYKLSQNQRLLVELCLMQLASINFDGEKKKLSNS, encoded by the coding sequence ATGGAACAATTTGTAGTATCGGCACGTAAATATCGTCCTCAGACATTTAAAGATGTTGTGGGTCAGAAAGCCATTACCAACACTTTGTTGAATGCTATTGAAACCAATCACCTGGCTTCTGCTCTTTTATTCACCGGACCTCGTGGAGTTGGTAAAACAACCTGCGCGCGTATTTTGGCACGTAAAATAAACCAGCCCGGATATGACGATCCAACTGAAGATTTTGCATTTAATGTTTTTGAGCTGGATGCTGCTTCAAACAACTCGGTTGATGATATTCGTAACCTAATTGATCAGGTTCGAATCCCGCCGCAAACAGGACAGTATAAAGTATATATCATTGACGAGGTTCATATGTTGTCTTCTGCCGCTTTTAATGCTTTTCTTAAAACATTAGAAGAACCGCCAAAACATGCTATTTTTATTTTAGCTACGACAGAAAAACACAAAATCCTTCCAACGATTTTATCTCGTTGTCAAATTTTTGATTTTAAAAGAATTACGGTAAAAGATGCTAAAGAACATTTGGCTGATGTTGCTGAAAGTCAGGGAATCAATTTTGAAGATGATGCACTGCACATTATAGCTCAAAAAGCAGATGGTGCCATGCGTGATGCTTTGTCTATTTTTGACCGTGTGGTTTCGTATTGCGGAACTAATTTAACGCGTCAGGCCGTAACTGAAAACCTAAACGTTTTAGATTACGAAACATACATTACCGTTACTGATTTAATTCTTGAAAATAAAATTCCGGAACTTTTAATAGCGTACAACGATATTCTGGCAAAAGGGTTTGACGGACATCATTTTATTGCCGGATTAGCTTCTCATTTTAGAGATTTGCTGGTAAGTAAAACACCTTCGACAATCGCTTTATTAGAAGTTGGAGAACAAGCGCAGCAAATGTACGGCGTACAATCTCAGAAATGTTCTCAGGAATTTTTATTAAAAGGAATTGACATTGCTAATGATTGTGATTTAAAATACAAATTAAGTCAAAATCAGCGTTTGTTAGTCGAATTATGTCTGATGCAGTTAGCCTCTATCAACTTTGATGGAGAAAAAAAAAAGTTGAGCAATTCATAA
- a CDS encoding LysM peptidoglycan-binding domain-containing protein — MSLQDKYREVTNLAEELQIADLQVREHGNVLYIDGTAKSALDKDKLWNAYNKIDPDFRSADMVLNIDVAEGVSREYTVEVGDSLSKIGKAYGVSWQDIYEANKDIITNPDLIQPGWKLKIPTV, encoded by the coding sequence ATGAGTTTACAAGATAAATACAGAGAAGTAACGAATTTAGCTGAAGAATTGCAAATTGCTGATTTACAAGTTAGAGAACATGGAAATGTTTTATACATTGACGGTACAGCAAAATCGGCTTTAGATAAAGATAAACTTTGGAATGCTTATAATAAAATTGATCCTGATTTTAGATCAGCAGATATGGTATTGAATATTGACGTTGCAGAAGGTGTTTCAAGAGAATATACGGTTGAAGTAGGAGATTCTCTTTCAAAAATAGGAAAAGCCTACGGAGTTTCCTGGCAGGATATTTACGAAGCCAATAAAGATATAATTACAAATCCAGATTTAATTCAGCCTGGTTGGAAATTAAAAATACCAACAGTATAA
- a CDS encoding LemA family protein yields MKKYIILIFLFLSLSAFAQNKTDIDKNWKSLKKSFILKTEIVLKLTNKLRTAKVIEKTELDKTVFNAKKLKVTCENEVLNRESVDKVKQGNDELNTHLVRILVTLESDFKMKTSNEVLSINDQLSTTEEQIFTRTKKYNDSCLSLNETSLIFKTTSNTQSPEVKF; encoded by the coding sequence ATGAAAAAATATATAATATTAATTTTTCTTTTTTTAAGCTTAAGTGCTTTCGCTCAAAATAAAACTGACATTGATAAAAATTGGAAGAGTCTTAAGAAATCTTTTATTCTTAAGACTGAAATAGTTTTAAAGCTTACTAATAAGCTTCGAACGGCTAAAGTAATTGAGAAAACAGAATTAGATAAAACGGTTTTCAATGCAAAAAAGCTAAAAGTTACATGCGAAAATGAAGTTTTAAATAGAGAATCAGTTGATAAAGTTAAACAAGGAAATGACGAATTAAATACTCATTTAGTTAGAATATTAGTTACTTTAGAATCTGATTTTAAAATGAAAACCAGTAATGAAGTGCTTTCAATCAATGATCAATTGTCAACAACAGAGGAGCAAATTTTTACCAGAACTAAAAAATATAATGATAGCTGTTTAAGTTTAAATGAAACATCTTTAATTTTTAAAACAACTTCTAATACTCAGTCTCCAGAAGTGAAATTTTAA
- a CDS encoding cation:dicarboxylase symporter family transporter, giving the protein MNISTPNPASKTNKSLFRVVITNLTFWVLIAIIVGVLLGHFSPENGVKMKIVGEKFVDLIKLFIGPIIFLTIVLGISGMGNLKKVGRIGVKALGYFEVVSTVALAIGVAVAYIFKPGKIDKSGLTLGDASQYTNSSAEHFSWLQFFFSNFTLQVLLAAIVCGIALNFYKKREQTILVLERISNVVFTGLKYVMYLAPIGAFGGMAYTIGKFGLATLIPLGKLMLCVYLTMALFVFLILGSILRYYKISILSILKYIKEELLLVLGTSSSEAALPSIMVKLERMGCSKSVVGLVIPTGYSFNLDGTSIYLSMSVIFLAQLYDVHLSFFEILTVIGILMITSKGAAGVTGSGFIVLASTLTALHKIPVEGLAFLLGVDKFMSEARAITNLIGNTAATIIISKTERDFTELNLNPVLEE; this is encoded by the coding sequence ATGAATATTTCTACTCCAAACCCTGCATCTAAAACAAACAAAAGCCTTTTTCGTGTTGTAATTACCAATCTTACTTTTTGGGTTTTGATTGCCATTATTGTTGGAGTTTTACTGGGTCATTTTTCGCCCGAAAATGGCGTGAAAATGAAAATTGTTGGTGAAAAGTTCGTTGATCTTATCAAGCTTTTTATCGGGCCGATTATTTTCCTGACGATTGTTTTGGGAATTTCGGGAATGGGAAACCTTAAAAAAGTAGGCCGAATTGGTGTAAAAGCTTTAGGTTATTTTGAAGTTGTTTCGACAGTTGCGCTTGCTATTGGAGTTGCGGTTGCTTATATTTTTAAACCGGGAAAAATTGATAAATCTGGATTGACTCTGGGCGATGCAAGTCAGTACACCAATAGTTCTGCAGAACATTTTTCATGGCTCCAGTTTTTCTTTTCTAATTTTACATTACAGGTTTTATTGGCGGCCATTGTATGCGGAATTGCTTTGAATTTTTACAAAAAAAGAGAACAAACAATTTTAGTTTTAGAACGAATTTCAAATGTCGTTTTTACAGGATTAAAATATGTAATGTATCTTGCCCCAATTGGTGCATTTGGCGGCATGGCCTATACAATAGGTAAATTTGGTTTAGCAACTTTAATTCCGCTTGGTAAACTAATGCTCTGCGTTTATTTGACAATGGCACTTTTTGTTTTTTTAATTTTGGGAAGTATTTTGAGATATTACAAAATCAGTATTCTTTCAATTTTAAAATATATAAAAGAAGAACTTTTGCTGGTTTTAGGAACTTCATCTTCAGAAGCGGCTCTGCCAAGTATTATGGTAAAATTAGAGAGAATGGGATGCAGTAAATCGGTTGTGGGATTGGTGATTCCAACGGGTTACTCTTTTAATCTTGACGGAACTTCGATTTATTTATCGATGTCGGTCATATTTCTGGCGCAATTATATGATGTGCATTTGAGTTTCTTCGAAATTTTAACAGTAATTGGAATTTTGATGATTACTTCGAAAGGAGCGGCAGGCGTTACCGGAAGCGGATTTATAGTTTTGGCTTCGACATTAACAGCATTGCATAAAATTCCGGTAGAAGGTTTGGCTTTTTTGCTGGGAGTTGATAAATTTATGAGTGAAGCCAGAGCAATTACAAACTTGATAGGAAATACAGCAGCAACTATAATCATTTCGAAAACAGAAAGGGATTTTACAGAGTTGAATTTGAATCCTGTTTTAGAAGAATAA
- a CDS encoding DUF3822 family protein, translating into MSLHNTNITSKNYKKLSIQVSLNGFSFCCFDTLNNTITAFNEVQFDAAQNQNKIEELYASAFKNHPELKETYDDILVIHNNNLSTFVPTPLFDEDYLASYLQYTTKVFDTDFFTFDQISNYDMHSVYIPYININNFLIDNVGSFDYKHVNSILVEKILEASKNNDDKKMVVNFNPNHFEIILVQNQKLLLFNSFEYQTPEDFIYYILFTAEQLNLNPEIFQLELLGTIQQNDPYYAIAYKYVRNISFLDVSTLKERNNYTTAQNQKHYILFQS; encoded by the coding sequence ATGTCATTACACAATACTAATATCACATCAAAGAATTACAAAAAACTTTCGATTCAGGTTTCACTGAACGGATTTTCATTTTGCTGCTTTGATACTTTAAACAATACCATAACTGCTTTTAATGAAGTTCAGTTTGATGCTGCTCAAAATCAAAATAAAATTGAGGAGTTATACGCTTCGGCATTTAAAAATCATCCTGAATTAAAAGAAACTTACGATGATATTTTAGTCATTCACAATAATAATCTTTCGACTTTTGTGCCAACGCCTTTGTTTGATGAAGATTATTTGGCAAGTTACCTCCAGTACACAACTAAAGTATTTGATACCGATTTTTTTACATTCGACCAAATTTCTAATTACGATATGCATTCGGTTTACATTCCGTACATTAACATCAATAACTTTTTAATTGATAATGTTGGTTCGTTTGATTACAAACATGTAAACAGCATTTTAGTCGAAAAAATCCTGGAGGCGTCAAAAAACAACGACGACAAAAAAATGGTAGTCAACTTCAATCCAAATCATTTTGAGATTATTCTTGTACAAAACCAAAAACTATTGTTATTCAACTCTTTTGAATATCAAACTCCTGAAGACTTTATTTATTACATTCTTTTTACTGCTGAACAATTGAATCTGAATCCTGAAATTTTTCAGCTCGAATTGCTTGGAACCATACAGCAAAATGATCCGTATTATGCAATTGCTTACAAATACGTTCGTAATATTTCTTTTCTTGACGTTAGTACTTTAAAAGAAAGAAACAATTATACCACAGCTCAGAATCAAAAACATTATATCTTATTTCAATCATGA